From Candidatus Vondammii sp. HM_W22, one genomic window encodes:
- a CDS encoding SCO family protein: MQHELSIGWLTSPGYNRRQRSFLSQCDPEHDTPETLKPFIGRYSADFQVLTGDDQQIRNIAHQLGIKYQRDEKKEGGYSIVHSSSIALINHQSELQGLFTGRVDASSIT, translated from the coding sequence TTGCAACACGAATTATCAATCGGCTGGCTGACAAGCCCCGGCTACAACAGAAGACAAAGATCATTTCTATCACAGTGTGATCCTGAGCATGACACGCCTGAAACATTGAAACCATTTATCGGACGCTACAGTGCAGATTTTCAGGTGCTCACAGGAGATGATCAACAGATCAGAAATATTGCTCATCAACTGGGGATAAAATATCAACGGGACGAGAAGAAAGAGGGTGGTTACTCCATCGTACACAGCAGCAGTATTGCCCTGATCAATCACCAAAGTGAATTACAGGGCCTGTTTACTGGACGGGTAGATGCCAGTAGTATCACCTAG
- the asd gene encoding archaetidylserine decarboxylase (Phosphatidylserine decarboxylase is synthesized as a single chain precursor. Generation of the pyruvoyl active site from a Ser is coupled to cleavage of a Gly-Ser bond between the larger (beta) and smaller (alpha chains). It is an integral membrane protein.), translating into MNSYNNSVDGHPGIIDRLFALLLYVLPHHLLSRLVYWITRSEWPLLKDALIHTMIKLYDVEMGLAVESDPSQYKSFNAFFTRQLRPEVRPLSMEIETVLCPVDGAVSQAGEISNGRIFQAKGQDYSLTELLADDEEWAKKFEDGSFATLYLSPRDYHRIHMPVNGKLRTMLHVPGRLFSVSPSTTRTVPRLFSRNERIINLFDTEMGPVAVILVGAIFVSSMDTVWAGTITPSSQRITQWNYPDKPTEPVTLNKGDELGRFNMGSTVILLFGKQVIEWNERLRPGVKVRMGEEIASQPSSETST; encoded by the coding sequence ATGAACTCTTATAACAACAGCGTCGATGGGCACCCAGGCATCATCGATCGTCTATTTGCTCTGCTTCTCTACGTTCTGCCCCACCATCTACTCTCCAGACTGGTCTATTGGATCACACGCAGCGAGTGGCCACTGTTGAAAGACGCACTGATCCATACAATGATCAAACTCTATGATGTAGAGATGGGGCTGGCGGTTGAGTCCGACCCATCGCAATACAAAAGTTTCAACGCTTTCTTCACCCGGCAATTACGTCCCGAAGTAAGACCACTCTCGATGGAGATAGAGACCGTACTCTGCCCGGTGGACGGTGCTGTCAGCCAAGCAGGAGAGATCAGCAACGGACGCATCTTCCAAGCTAAAGGGCAGGACTATTCGCTCACCGAGCTGCTCGCCGACGATGAGGAGTGGGCCAAAAAATTCGAAGATGGTAGTTTTGCCACACTCTATTTATCACCCAGGGACTATCATCGAATCCACATGCCGGTGAACGGCAAACTGAGAACAATGCTCCATGTGCCTGGCAGGCTGTTCAGCGTCAGCCCCTCCACCACACGAACCGTACCTCGCCTGTTCAGCCGCAACGAACGGATAATCAATCTGTTTGATACAGAGATGGGGCCGGTAGCCGTCATCCTGGTTGGGGCTATCTTCGTCTCCAGCATGGATACCGTCTGGGCAGGCACCATTACACCGTCATCCCAACGGATTACCCAGTGGAACTACCCAGACAAGCCGACAGAACCTGTCACTCTGAACAAAGGTGATGAACTGGGCAGGTTCAACATGGGATCGACGGTTATCCTGCTTTTCGGCAAACAGGTTATCGAGTGGAATGAGCGATTAAGGCCTGGGGTAAAAGTCCGCATGGGGGAAGAGATCGCTAGTCAGCCAAGCAGTGAAACAAGCACCTGA
- the epmA gene encoding EF-P lysine aminoacylase EpmA — MLAAVRDYFRQASVLEVETPACSAFAVTDPALCSLTTHYTGPGAASGRELYLHTSPEFPMKRLLAAGSGPIYQICKVFRNGEAGRIHNPEFTLLEWYRPGFNQHQLMDEVAGLIQAVLPHPGPVHRVSYAELFQSHLGIDSHTSSADLLRLCAIEQQIPGADSLALSTTDAWLDLLLTHCIEPRLEQGLCFVYDYPVTQASLAKIRPGDLAVAERFELYMDGLEIANGFHELADAVEQRSRFEQELLQRRDEGCPQVPMDEYLLQALDAGLPDCSGVALGIDRLLMQAMGVDNIDQVIAFPFARA, encoded by the coding sequence TTGCTGGCTGCCGTCAGAGACTATTTCAGACAGGCAAGTGTGCTGGAGGTTGAGACGCCGGCCTGCTCTGCCTTTGCGGTTACTGATCCTGCGCTCTGCAGCCTGACTACCCATTATACCGGCCCAGGCGCGGCATCCGGCAGGGAACTCTATCTGCACACCTCGCCTGAATTTCCGATGAAGCGGCTTCTGGCCGCCGGTTCCGGTCCTATTTACCAAATCTGTAAGGTCTTCCGCAATGGTGAGGCGGGTAGAATCCATAATCCCGAATTCACGCTATTGGAGTGGTACCGCCCTGGATTCAACCAGCACCAGTTGATGGACGAGGTGGCGGGTCTGATTCAAGCGGTTTTGCCCCATCCCGGCCCAGTTCATCGGGTCAGTTATGCTGAGCTGTTTCAATCACATCTGGGGATAGATTCACACACCAGTTCAGCAGACCTGCTTCGTCTCTGCGCCATTGAGCAGCAGATACCCGGAGCTGATTCCCTGGCGCTTTCTACGACGGATGCCTGGCTAGACCTGTTGCTGACCCACTGTATTGAGCCCCGATTGGAACAGGGTCTCTGTTTTGTCTATGATTATCCGGTTACCCAGGCTTCTCTGGCAAAAATTCGCCCGGGAGATCTAGCGGTGGCAGAGCGTTTCGAACTCTATATGGATGGCTTGGAGATTGCCAATGGCTTTCATGAGTTGGCTGATGCAGTTGAGCAGCGTTCCCGGTTTGAGCAGGAGTTGCTGCAGCGCCGGGATGAAGGTTGCCCCCAGGTCCCCATGGATGAGTATCTGCTCCAGGCCCTTGATGCAGGATTGCCTGACTGTTCCGGTGTTGCCTTGGGGATTGACCGCTTGCTAATGCAGGCTATGGGAGTAGACAATATTGATCAGGTTATTGCCTTCCCATTTGCGAGGGCCTAA
- the efp gene encoding elongation factor P encodes MANYNTSEFKGGLKMMLDGDPCSIIENEFVKPGKGQAFSRVKLRNLKTGRVLEKTFKSGESVEAADVMELELEYLYTDGEFWYFMDSDSFEQYSADAAALGDNVKWLKGQAPYTVVLWNGAPIIVEPPNFVTLTVSETDPGLKGDTSGGGGKPATLVSGAVVRVPLFIQEGETIKVDTRTGEYISRAKEG; translated from the coding sequence ATGGCAAATTATAATACCAGTGAATTCAAGGGCGGCCTGAAGATGATGCTTGATGGGGACCCCTGTTCCATCATTGAGAATGAATTTGTCAAACCGGGTAAAGGCCAGGCATTCAGCCGGGTGAAGCTGCGAAATCTGAAAACCGGGCGGGTGCTGGAAAAAACCTTTAAATCCGGTGAGTCTGTTGAGGCTGCCGATGTCATGGAGTTGGAACTGGAGTATCTATATACCGACGGTGAGTTCTGGTATTTCATGGATTCCGACAGTTTTGAGCAATACTCCGCGGATGCGGCGGCACTGGGTGATAATGTCAAATGGCTCAAAGGGCAGGCTCCCTATACGGTGGTTCTGTGGAACGGTGCACCTATTATCGTCGAACCACCCAATTTCGTCACCCTGACAGTGAGCGAAACCGATCCGGGGCTTAAGGGCGATACCTCTGGTGGTGGCGGCAAGCCTGCCACGCTGGTGAGTGGGGCCGTTGTGCGCGTTCCCCTGTTTATTCAGGAGGGTGAGACTATCAAGGTTGACACCCGTACTGGGGAGTATATCTCCAGAGCCAAAGAAGGCTAA
- the epmB gene encoding EF-P beta-lysylation protein EpmB, with amino-acid sequence MIHRTESVWQTPPWQISLANAFTQVDEFIEYLELDKKLLPEARMAARQFGLKVPRAFAALIEKGNPDDPILRQLLPIGAELARHPAFNRDPVGDLATEQTPGMLHKYHGRLLLVTSGACGTNCRYCFRRHYPYSSSSAGRDQWQHALAYIAAHKEVTEIILSGGDPLALSDTRLAGLIQALEEIPHLTRVRIHSRLPVAVPERLTPKLLKWFTGSRLTPVLVLHINHSSEISDALGSALVPLREAGATLLNQSVLLRGVNDSNKQLSELSEALFANSILPYYLHLLDRVEGATHFEVPEDHAKELHRTLREQLPGYLVPKLVRETTGEKAKLPVC; translated from the coding sequence ATGATACATCGAACAGAGTCTGTATGGCAGACTCCTCCCTGGCAAATATCACTGGCCAATGCCTTCACCCAGGTCGATGAGTTCATCGAATATCTGGAACTCGATAAAAAACTGCTCCCCGAAGCCCGGATGGCCGCCCGCCAGTTTGGCCTGAAAGTACCCAGAGCATTTGCCGCATTAATCGAGAAAGGCAACCCTGACGATCCTATTCTCAGGCAATTGCTACCGATTGGCGCCGAGCTTGCCCGTCACCCGGCATTCAATCGGGATCCGGTAGGAGATCTTGCCACGGAACAGACACCAGGCATGCTGCATAAATATCACGGTCGCCTGTTGCTGGTTACCAGCGGCGCCTGCGGCACCAACTGCCGCTACTGCTTTCGCCGACACTACCCGTATAGCAGCTCATCAGCAGGTCGTGACCAATGGCAGCACGCACTGGCGTATATCGCCGCTCATAAGGAGGTGACAGAGATCATTCTAAGTGGCGGCGACCCTCTTGCGCTTTCCGATACCCGGCTGGCGGGGCTGATCCAAGCGCTTGAAGAGATTCCACACCTGACAAGAGTCAGGATACACAGCAGACTCCCTGTCGCCGTGCCCGAACGCTTGACACCGAAGCTATTGAAGTGGTTCACTGGCAGCCGCCTGACTCCCGTATTAGTGCTGCACATCAACCATTCATCAGAGATCTCTGATGCACTCGGATCAGCTTTAGTACCACTCAGAGAAGCCGGTGCCACCCTGCTCAACCAATCGGTACTGCTACGCGGGGTAAATGACTCAAACAAGCAGCTCAGTGAGCTCAGTGAAGCACTGTTTGCGAACAGCATTCTCCCCTATTACCTTCATCTACTCGACCGGGTAGAGGGAGCAACACATTTTGAAGTACCAGAGGACCATGCAAAAGAGTTGCACCGAACACTGCGGGAGCAACTTCCTGGATACTTGGTTCCCAAGCTGGTCCGGGAAACTACCGGTGAAAAAGCAAAACTGCCAGTATGTTAG
- a CDS encoding transposase translates to MKHGKTHYGYKKHISIDRKHKAIRKYAITSAEVHDSQVFEELLDENNSNRSVWADSAYHSVEREVALPGAHYCSQIHRQVDTQTPLE, encoded by the coding sequence ATGAAGCATGGCAAAACCCACTATGGGTACAAAAAACACATCAGCATAGACCGGAAGCACAAGGCCATTCGCAAGTACGCCATCACATCGGCTGAAGTTCATGATAGTCAGGTCTTTGAGGAGCTGCTGGATGAGAACAACAGTAATAGAAGTGTCTGGGCCGATTCTGCTTACCACAGTGTAGAACGGGAAGTCGCTTTACCGGGTGCGCATTACTGCAGTCAGATTCATCGACAAGTCGACACGCAAACGCCCCTTGAATGA
- a CDS encoding transposase yields the protein MLVLQHLFNLSGDQAEFQIRDRYSFCRFLVLSPEGKVPDARMVWVYRERLKERGLVDKLFQSC from the coding sequence GTGTTGGTCCTACAGCATTTGTTCAATCTGTCCGGTGATCAAGCAGAGTTCCAAATTCGGGATCGCTATAGCTTTTGTCGTTTTCTTGTGCTGAGCCCGGAGGGTAAGGTACCCGATGCCAGAATGGTTTGGGTATATCGTGAGCGCCTGAAAGAACGGGGCCTTGTTGACAAACTTTTTCAGAGCTGTTGA